In Mytilus trossulus isolate FHL-02 chromosome 14, PNRI_Mtr1.1.1.hap1, whole genome shotgun sequence, a genomic segment contains:
- the LOC134697972 gene encoding uncharacterized protein LOC134697972, which yields MSDPEERENPEQEVSLRDVMKAVKTQGEFNEKLSIAYLIENNTTKVSSISDSDNLTNDYYEYEQGQAHIIFDIVSAYHHVNIFMPHTEFLWFSWRHENTEKWYKFLVLPFGLSSACYIFTKITRPLIKKWRGEGKQVLMYLDDSLGTHTDEETCKTMSNQVRQDLIQSGFVPKNEKSKWSPMKLLVFLGYSIDTNRGTITIPNERVQKVLKIIADVEYYVSKHGKVHARLVASLVGQIVSMSYVLGNVAAYVISKHLSIDILSMISWSSCIVLSTESLIQIKFWRENLEHVNLKKFSSDVSCKSVVYSDASNTGYGGYVVETPFNIAHGMWSECEASKSSTWKELNAVKNILLSMINVLKDKRFKWFSDNQNVVTIVEKGSMKPELQDIAMYIF from the exons atgtcgGACCCTGAAGAGAGGGAAAACCCAGAACAGGAGGTGTCTCTTAGAGACGTTATGAAAGCTGTTAAAACCCAGGGTGAATTTAACGAAAAACTTAG CATAgcttatttaattgaaaataatacaacTAAAGTATCTTCGATAAGTGACTCGGATAATCTCACTAATGATTACTACGAGTATGAacagggacaggcacatattaTT TTTGATATTGTGTCGGCATATCAccatgttaatatttttatgcCACATACAGAATTTTTATGGTTTTCCTGGAGGCATGAAAACACCGAAAAATGGTATAAGTTTTTGGTTCTCCCGTTTGGACTTTCGTCAGCATGTTATATATTTACTAAGATCACAAGACCACTTATAAAAAAGTGGAGGGGTGAAGGTAAACAAGTTTTAATGTACCTAGATGATAGTTTAGGCACTCATACGGACGAAGAAACTTGCAAAACTATGTCCAATCAAGTGAGACAAGATTTAATTCAGAGTGGATTTGttcctaaaaatgaaaaatcgaAATGGTCACCTATGAAACTTTTGGTATTTTTGGGTTATTCAATTGACACAAACCGTGGCACTATAACCATTCCGAACGAAAGAGTtcaaaaggttttaaaaattattgctGACGTTGAATATTATGTATCTAAACATGGCAAAGTCCATGCACGATTGGTTGCTTCTTTAGTGGGACAAATAGTGTCCATGTCATACGTCCTTGGTAACGTTGCTGCTTATGTCATTTCTAAACATTTaagcattgatattttaagtaTGATTTCGTGGAGtagttgtattgttttatcaacAGAAAGCTtgatacaaattaaattttggaGAGAAAATTTAGAACACGTAAATCTTAAAAAGTTTTCTTCAGATGTGTCATGTAAATCTGTAGTTTATAGTGATGCAAGCAATACAGGATATGGTGGCTATGTTGTAGAAACACCTTTTAATATAGCACATGGTATGTGGTCCGAATGTGAGGCTTCAAAGAGTTCTACGTGGAAAGAGCTAAATGCtgttaaaaatattctattatcTATGATCAATGTATTAAAAGATAAACGATTTAAATGGTTCAGTGATAACCAGAATGTAGTAACTATTGTGGAAAAAGGTAGTATGAAACCTGAATTACAGGATATTGCTATGTACATTTTTTGA